In Polaribacter sp. L3A8, a genomic segment contains:
- a CDS encoding exonuclease domain-containing protein, which translates to MLYTVVDIETTGNGYKGSKITEISIFVFDGKKIVDEFTTLVNPEQNIPAFITDLTGITDAMVRNAPKFYEIAKKVAEITKDTIFVAHNVNFDYNIILEEFKNLGFDFERQKLCTVRLSRKIIPDLSSYSLGNICTIENIPINGRHRAKGDAEATTELFKRLLERDDNFTINSFLNPKSKPATVPPLLNKKVVDNLPETFGIYEFKNSDNEIIYIGQSNNIKQRVISHFSDKKKTAQTMCLEIAAISFTETGNELLALLLESTEIKQAAPKFNKPQKEKKETFGLFVYEDQKGIMHLGHNRLKMIPNPIIKCYSVTACKTHLDTLRKEFLLCQKYCHIEPNTSSCTLYPLEECKGICCNAEAINDYNARVKEAIKSVEISTESLVIKEKGRTENEVGFALILNGIYQGFGYVDMHQSEQLENPEDYQFFVTPKKDSKDIQRIISSYLKKKEA; encoded by the coding sequence TTGTTATACACAGTTGTAGATATAGAAACCACAGGAAATGGATATAAAGGTTCTAAAATAACCGAAATATCCATTTTTGTTTTTGATGGAAAAAAAATTGTAGATGAGTTTACTACTTTAGTAAATCCAGAACAAAATATCCCTGCATTTATTACCGATCTTACAGGTATAACAGATGCAATGGTAAGAAATGCGCCTAAGTTTTATGAAATTGCAAAAAAGGTTGCAGAAATTACCAAAGACACTATTTTTGTAGCACACAATGTTAATTTCGATTACAACATTATTCTAGAAGAATTTAAAAACTTAGGATTCGATTTTGAACGACAAAAGCTCTGTACCGTTCGTTTGTCTAGAAAAATTATTCCAGACTTAAGTTCTTATAGCTTAGGGAACATTTGCACCATAGAAAACATCCCTATAAACGGAAGACACCGAGCAAAAGGAGATGCAGAAGCAACTACAGAATTGTTTAAAAGGTTACTAGAAAGAGATGATAATTTTACTATTAACTCCTTTTTAAATCCTAAATCGAAACCAGCAACCGTACCACCTCTTTTAAATAAAAAAGTAGTAGATAACTTACCAGAAACTTTTGGCATTTATGAGTTTAAAAACTCAGATAATGAAATTATTTATATTGGTCAGTCTAACAATATAAAACAACGTGTTATCAGTCATTTTTCTGATAAAAAGAAAACAGCACAAACCATGTGTTTAGAAATTGCAGCTATTTCTTTCACAGAAACTGGTAACGAATTACTGGCTTTATTATTAGAATCTACAGAAATTAAACAAGCTGCCCCTAAATTTAACAAACCACAAAAAGAGAAAAAAGAAACGTTTGGTTTGTTTGTTTACGAAGATCAAAAAGGTATTATGCATTTAGGCCACAATCGGTTAAAAATGATTCCGAACCCAATAATAAAATGCTATTCTGTAACAGCATGTAAAACTCATTTAGATACTTTACGTAAAGAGTTTCTGTTATGCCAAAAATATTGCCACATAGAACCTAATACTTCTAGTTGTACTCTTTATCCGCTAGAAGAATGCAAAGGTATTTGTTGTAATGCAGAAGCTATTAATGATTATAACGCTCGCGTAAAAGAAGCCATTAAATCCGTTGAAATTAGCACTGAAAGTTTAGTTATCAAAGAAAAAGGAAGAACTGAAAATGAAGTTGGTTTTGCGTTAATTTTAAACGGAATTTATCAAGGTTTTGGCTATGTAGATATGCATCAATCTGAACAATTAGAAAACCCAGAAGATTATCAGTTTTTTGTAACACCTAAAAAAGACAGCAAAGATATTCAACGTATTATTTCTAGTTATTTAAAGAAAAAAGAGGCTTAA
- a CDS encoding CBS domain-containing protein encodes MKRDEPISTIMATNLVTLSVNDDLVTAEKLFFDKKIKHIPVVKGKEIIGMLSYSDIQRVSYSDMNDDKKTINSVVKNTFSIEQVMAKNIIAIPPYTSIKDTAELLTNKGFHALPVIEDSELVGIVTTRDLVKYLVAKL; translated from the coding sequence ATGAAAAGAGACGAGCCGATATCAACAATAATGGCAACAAATTTAGTAACACTTAGTGTTAATGATGATTTAGTTACCGCAGAAAAATTATTTTTTGATAAAAAAATTAAACATATCCCTGTTGTAAAAGGAAAAGAAATCATAGGTATGTTAAGTTACTCGGACATACAGAGAGTTAGTTATTCTGATATGAACGATGATAAAAAGACGATTAATAGTGTTGTTAAAAATACTTTTTCTATAGAGCAAGTTATGGCAAAAAATATAATAGCAATTCCGCCTTATACTTCTATAAAAGATACGGCAGAGTTACTTACAAATAAAGGATTTCATGCTTTACCAGTAATTGAAGATTCTGAACTGGTAGGAATAGTTACTACAAGGGATTTAGTAAAATATTTGGTAGCAAAATTATAG
- a CDS encoding PA14 domain-containing protein, with protein sequence MSQTVVATTTVESSTYTISGGPKQIAFVIAGGNGGNGTNTFGGNGATINAIYNLNNGDVIRYLVAEGGFGGSEAGGGGSTGIYINSTLILVAGGGGGGDNSANAVGFGANNTTNGDNGTVAATFTNNGSGGTAGNGGTSNSDSGGGGGINSAGGNGSSGLGGKAAKVDFTLALGGTAISGNGAGGRGLTGGGGAGNFYAAAGGGYSGGGAAGGAGSAGGGGSFVNTTFTGYVTSTIAAGANGAASGADQTNGNNGSVTITGITDIDNDGITDSIDIDDDNDGILDTEENIECTGSLNYEFYNASPASNTVDNIPTTGVTGVGTVSDFDVTALQTIVTPTDANTYSIRYTGFIKIPTTDTYTFYLNSDDGSKVYIDGNEVADYDGPHAARGPIAGTPVLLNAGAHTIEVLFFENNGQHSLIVEYSSISAPLRIPIPFNTLSPGNCDSDGDSIPNSLDLDSDNDGIPDNIEGQTTRDYLEPSGDDVDNDGLDDAYDSNLTGSANSFGITPLNTDATATIGADTVPDYLDLDSDGDTIFDIVESGSGLTNTAGRTDGIVGTNGLENTLDNGDNYTDVNGSFDSTQTDNFTDIDSDALTFGDVDYRDLTEDGIAMITQVYQSNLDNWIEITNIHSTNNIAANSIKVQLYNSKSGDQTGVSPNSTYTVNAVLTPGQSVLLGNLNNAITNINSSALRLDDTNITNFANADDIITLSSSNDANSYIHRYDIIEAFTDNTSYVRIDEIELPNITYTTNEWVAFIDNNIDAYQAGYGGDISSTKRHPQDPLISEIEDSNTQANTLLGLHQIEKTTTNANNTWDNGYPDRSRYVVIDEDYNHTGSRFSARKLDVNTFKELRITDNVLVVTNDILLDGNIRLTGTTAQLIQTHTNTSTVTSSGTPGQLFIDQNSEVPSLYRYNYMSSPVTNPGADNYSLITVFKDGTTPNDPKDITFVTGYDGSYAGGVLKLADFWIYTYATASNGRSNWEHKYRRGTIKRGDGFIFKGPGQIQNYTFVGTPNDGSFTSENEIDTGESYLIGNPFPSAINARKFIDDNIDATTGTLYFWQHVGENNNQGTAGHNFAGYIGGYASQNKITSTNAYAATPTTAVLYTLQAEDADYTGIPTSTGPTTGISLNETDYIKFENISSGVDTLKITYAAIADKNLQIKVNNVVKGEITFAGTSNNYTEKEIALCIESGSNITLTSTNDGNSIKIDQITFKDNDGYIACSSVGNDDTKYDDPQPYIAVGQGFFVVGGDTKDKIVFNNSQRAYVTEESGESVFFKGKKKTLKKTPTEELPILKLGMNYAKAKGSNFHRQIAISFNKANSFAYEKGFDSQMYDINPTDFYWNFSNDTNSYVIAGIQGISDALEVPLEIVVSKNSVITIVIDETTNINQNIYIKDKLTGKTQQINNASASYQLKTGTYTDRFVLAFTPANTTLSLKDDILTKQTSVFTDNKNHNIVISKNKEIKINTVTLFDILGKKVILWNIKEQKETYQLNIKKQIPTGIYIVKIKTDKGTINKKVLVE encoded by the coding sequence ATGAGTCAAACTGTAGTTGCAACTACTACAGTAGAATCTAGCACTTACACAATTTCTGGTGGACCAAAACAAATTGCTTTTGTTATTGCTGGGGGTAATGGAGGAAATGGAACCAATACTTTTGGAGGTAACGGTGCTACCATAAACGCAATCTATAACCTAAACAACGGAGATGTTATTAGATATCTAGTAGCAGAAGGAGGCTTCGGTGGCTCAGAAGCCGGTGGTGGTGGTAGTACGGGTATTTACATTAACAGTACTTTAATTTTAGTTGCTGGTGGTGGTGGTGGTGGTGATAACTCAGCCAATGCTGTTGGCTTTGGCGCTAATAACACTACAAATGGAGACAATGGAACGGTTGCAGCTACTTTTACAAATAATGGTAGTGGTGGTACAGCTGGTAATGGAGGTACTTCTAATTCAGATTCTGGTGGTGGTGGTGGTATTAACTCTGCGGGTGGTAATGGTTCTTCTGGTCTTGGTGGTAAAGCAGCTAAAGTAGATTTTACTCTAGCTCTAGGAGGTACTGCAATTTCTGGAAACGGAGCTGGTGGACGAGGTCTTACTGGAGGTGGTGGTGCTGGTAATTTTTACGCTGCTGCTGGTGGTGGTTACTCTGGTGGAGGTGCTGCGGGTGGCGCTGGTTCTGCGGGTGGTGGTGGTTCTTTTGTTAACACTACTTTTACAGGCTACGTTACTAGTACAATTGCAGCAGGAGCAAATGGTGCTGCTTCTGGAGCAGACCAAACAAACGGAAATAATGGTAGTGTAACAATTACAGGTATTACAGATATAGATAATGATGGTATTACAGATTCTATTGATATAGACGATGATAATGATGGTATTTTAGACACAGAAGAAAACATAGAATGTACCGGTAGTTTAAATTATGAATTTTATAATGCATCTCCTGCTTCTAATACTGTAGACAACATACCTACAACGGGAGTAACTGGCGTGGGTACAGTTTCAGATTTTGATGTAACAGCATTACAGACTATTGTTACTCCTACTGATGCCAATACCTACAGCATAAGATACACTGGTTTTATAAAAATACCAACAACAGACACTTACACTTTTTACTTAAACTCAGACGATGGTTCTAAAGTATATATTGATGGAAATGAAGTAGCAGATTACGACGGACCACATGCAGCAAGAGGCCCTATAGCAGGAACTCCTGTTTTACTAAATGCAGGTGCCCATACCATTGAAGTGCTCTTTTTTGAAAATAACGGGCAACATTCTTTAATTGTTGAATACTCAAGTATTTCTGCTCCATTAAGAATTCCCATTCCGTTTAACACTTTATCTCCTGGTAATTGCGATAGTGACGGCGATAGTATACCTAACTCATTAGATTTAGACTCAGACAACGACGGAATTCCAGATAACATTGAAGGGCAAACTACAAGAGATTACCTAGAACCTTCTGGAGATGATGTTGACAACGATGGTTTAGATGATGCTTATGACTCAAATTTAACTGGTAGTGCAAATTCTTTTGGAATAACACCTTTAAATACAGATGCTACTGCAACAATCGGAGCGGATACTGTACCAGATTATTTAGATTTAGATTCTGATGGTGATACTATTTTTGACATTGTAGAATCGGGTTCTGGACTTACAAATACCGCCGGTAGAACAGATGGAATTGTAGGCACAAACGGACTAGAAAACACCTTAGATAATGGCGATAACTACACCGATGTTAATGGTAGTTTTGACAGCACCCAAACCGACAATTTTACAGATATAGATAGTGATGCTTTAACATTTGGAGATGTAGACTATAGAGATCTTACAGAAGACGGAATAGCAATGATTACTCAAGTATATCAATCTAATTTAGACAACTGGATAGAAATCACAAATATTCATAGTACAAATAATATCGCTGCCAACAGCATAAAAGTACAATTATACAATTCAAAATCAGGAGATCAAACAGGAGTTTCCCCTAACTCCACTTATACCGTTAATGCTGTTTTAACCCCAGGACAATCTGTTTTACTAGGTAATTTGAATAATGCAATTACAAACATCAACAGTAGTGCCCTTCGTTTAGATGATACAAACATCACAAATTTTGCAAATGCAGACGATATTATTACATTATCATCTAGTAATGATGCTAATTCATATATACATAGATACGATATTATCGAAGCATTTACAGACAACACTTCTTATGTAAGAATTGATGAAATAGAATTACCTAATATTACGTACACTACAAATGAATGGGTAGCTTTTATAGATAACAACATCGATGCTTATCAAGCTGGATATGGAGGAGATATTTCTAGCACTAAAAGACACCCTCAAGACCCGTTAATTTCTGAAATAGAAGATTCAAATACGCAAGCAAATACTTTGTTAGGTTTACATCAAATTGAAAAAACAACTACAAATGCAAATAACACTTGGGACAATGGGTATCCAGATAGGTCACGTTACGTTGTTATAGATGAAGATTACAATCATACTGGCAGTAGATTTAGTGCTCGTAAATTAGATGTAAATACCTTTAAAGAATTAAGAATTACAGATAATGTTTTAGTGGTTACAAATGATATTCTATTAGATGGAAACATTAGATTAACAGGGACCACTGCTCAACTAATACAAACACACACAAATACTAGTACAGTTACAAGTTCAGGTACGCCTGGTCAATTATTTATAGATCAAAATTCTGAAGTACCTAGTTTATATCGCTACAACTATATGAGCTCACCTGTTACCAATCCAGGTGCAGATAACTATTCTCTTATCACTGTTTTTAAAGATGGCACTACGCCTAACGACCCAAAAGACATTACTTTTGTTACAGGCTATGATGGTTCTTATGCAGGCGGAGTTCTTAAACTAGCAGATTTCTGGATCTACACCTATGCTACAGCCAGCAACGGTAGATCTAATTGGGAACACAAATACCGAAGAGGTACCATAAAAAGAGGAGATGGTTTTATCTTTAAAGGACCTGGTCAAATACAAAACTATACTTTTGTTGGTACACCTAATGACGGTAGTTTTACATCAGAAAATGAAATTGACACAGGAGAATCTTATTTAATTGGTAACCCGTTTCCTTCTGCTATAAATGCTAGAAAATTTATAGACGATAATATAGACGCTACTACCGGAACCTTATATTTCTGGCAACATGTAGGTGAAAATAATAACCAAGGAACTGCCGGTCATAACTTTGCTGGATATATTGGTGGGTATGCCTCTCAAAATAAAATTACGTCTACAAATGCATATGCAGCAACCCCTACAACCGCAGTATTATATACACTTCAGGCAGAAGATGCAGATTATACAGGAATTCCAACATCAACTGGCCCTACTACTGGAATTTCATTAAATGAAACTGATTACATTAAGTTCGAAAACATTTCTAGCGGTGTAGATACTTTAAAAATAACCTATGCAGCTATTGCTGATAAAAACCTTCAAATTAAAGTTAATAATGTTGTAAAAGGAGAAATTACCTTTGCAGGCACTAGTAATAATTATACCGAAAAAGAAATTGCTTTATGTATAGAATCTGGTAGCAATATTACATTAACCTCTACCAATGATGGAAATAGCATTAAAATTGACCAAATAACATTTAAAGATAATGATGGCTACATTGCTTGTTCTAGTGTTGGTAATGATGACACTAAATATGATGACCCACAACCTTATATTGCAGTCGGACAAGGATTTTTTGTAGTAGGTGGAGATACTAAAGATAAAATTGTTTTTAACAATAGCCAAAGAGCATACGTTACAGAAGAATCTGGAGAATCTGTCTTTTTTAAAGGTAAAAAGAAAACGCTAAAGAAAACGCCTACAGAAGAATTACCTATTTTAAAACTAGGCATGAACTACGCCAAGGCTAAAGGGAGTAATTTCCATCGTCAAATTGCCATCTCTTTTAACAAAGCAAACTCTTTTGCCTATGAAAAAGGATTTGATTCTCAAATGTATGATATTAACCCGACGGACTTCTATTGGAATTTTTCTAACGACACCAACAGTTATGTAATTGCTGGGATACAAGGTATATCTGATGCTTTAGAAGTGCCTTTAGAAATTGTTGTAAGTAAAAATAGTGTTATTACAATTGTAATTGATGAAACCACAAACATCAATCAAAACATATACATAAAAGATAAACTTACAGGTAAAACACAACAAATAAATAATGCAAGTGCCAGCTATCAATTAAAAACAGGCACCTACACAGACAGATTTGTTTTGGCATTTACACCAGCAAATACTACACTTAGTTTAAAAGATGATATCTTAACAAAACAAACAAGTGTTTTTACAGATAACAAAAACCATAACATTGTTATTTCTAAAAATAAAGAAATAAAGATAAATACTGTAACGTTATTTGACATTCTTGGTAAAAAAGTAATTCTTTGGAATATTAAAGAACAAAAAGAAACCTACCAATTAAACATCAAAAAACAAATACCAACAGGTATTTACATTGTAAAAATAAAAACAGACAAAGGTACAATCAATAAAAAAGTTCTTGTTGAATAA